Within Streptomyces antibioticus, the genomic segment GACCCCTTCGAGACGCTGCTGCGCACCCAGCTCGGCGGCGGCACCGACGGGACGGTCGCCATGGCGCTGGCCGAGCCGAAGATCGCCGAACCGCGCAACACGGTCGTCGTGTGGATATCCGACTTCTACGAATGGCGGAGCCAGCCCCTGTTCGACAGCATGGCCGCCCTCCACCGCTCCGGGGTGAAGTTCATCCCCGTCGGCTCGGTGACCAGCTCCGGGCGCGGCAGCGTCAACCCGTGGTTCCGGGAGCGCTTCAAGGACCAGGGCACCCCGGTGCTCTCCGGGCACATCCGCAAGCTCGTCCAGGAACTCAAGACGTTCCTCGGCTGACGCGCCGCGGCTCCTCCGCACGTCCCCCTGACTTTGTGAACTTCTGAACTTCCGAGAAAGGTTCCGACATGTCCGACCTGCTGCGCGCCCCCGCCGAGATCAAGTACGCCGAGGAACTGGACTGGCTGGAGTCGATCGACGACAACCCCAAGCCGTTCTCCTGGCGGCTGTCGCCGAAGATGGTCCGCCTCTTCGTCCTCGGGGCCGAGCGCGCCGACGGTCTCGACCGGGAGGTCGCCCAGAAGTGGTTCGGCGACCGCAGCTTCGTCGAGCGGTCCATCGTCACCCTCGCCTCCGACCGCGGTCTGCTGCTGATCGGTGACCCCGGCACCGGCAAGAGCTGGCTCGCCGAACTGCTCGCCGCCGCGATCTGCCGCAACTCCACCCAGGTGGTGCAGGGCACGGCCGGCACCACCGAGGACCACATCAAGTACTCGTGGAACGTGTCCATGGTGATCGCCAAGGGCCAGTCGCGGGAGTCGATGATCCCCTCGCCGATCATGACCGCGATGGAGACCGGCACCATCGGCCGCTTCGAGGAGCTGACCCGCTCGACCAGTGACGTCCAGGACGCGCTGATCTCGATCCTCTCCGAGAAGTACATCTCCGTGCCCGAACTCGACGGCGCGGGCGGCGAGAACATCGTCTTCGCCAAGCCCGGCTTCTCCGTCATCGCCACCGCCAACAGCCGCGACCGCGGGGTCAACGACCTGTCCTCCGCGCTCAAGCGCCGCTTCAACTTCGTGCGCATCCCCGTCATCACGAACAAGAAGAGCGAGGCGGAGATCGTCCGCTTCCGCACCGAGGAACTGCTGCGCCGCCACCAGATCGAACTGGACGTCCCGCCGACCCTGCTCGACGTGCTGCTCCAGAGCTTCGCCGACCTGCGCGCCTCCGCCGCCGCGGCCGGCAGCGACGACGAGAAGCTGGAGTCCGCCCTGTCCACCGCCGAGCAGATCGGCGTCCTGGAGGACGCCATCCTGCACAGCAACTTCTTCGGCGAACGCGCCCTCACCGCCCGGACCCTCGCCTCCTCCCTGGTCGGCTCCCTGGCCCGGCGCGAGCCGGAGGACCTCGCCATCCTCAACAAGTACCTGCACGGCGTCGTCGAGCCGCGCGGCAAGGAAGAGGGCGGCGCCTGGCCGGAGTTCCTCGAGGGCGGCCGCGACGCGATCGCGACCCTGTCATGAGCGGCGGCACCTTCGAGGCCCTGCGCGGCCAACTGCACGAGGCGGCCACGGCGTTCGCCGACGGACCCGGCGCCCTGGAAGGCATCCTGCGGGGCATCGTGGACGACGTGGAGCGCGCCGTCCGCGAACCGCTGGAGATCTTCCCGGTCTGCCACCACTCACCGGCCTCCGCGATCGCGATGGCCCGCCGGCTGCGCGAGAAGCAGCCCAAGGTGGTGTACCTGGAGCTGTGCGAGGACATGGCCCCGCTCCTGACCGAACTGCGCAACTGCCGGCTGCCGGTGGCGGTCCAGGCGTTCGCCAGCGAGGTCGAGGGCTTCCCGGCCGACTGGACCCCGCTGTCCGTGGTCGCCCCGGTCACCGAGGCGTCCGCCGAGTACCAGGCCATCGCCTACGCCCTCGACACCCCCGGCGTCGAACTCGTCCTGGTCGACCGGTCCTCCGACCACGTCTTCCAGTGGGAGAAGCGGCGGGAGAACCTCCCGGCGGTCGCGGCGGAGGACGGCGGGACCGACCCCGACACGGCACCCGCCGACGAGGAGAGCGCCCTGCACGGCGACGCCGTCGGCGTGGAGATCGGCGACCTGCGCCCCCGCTTCGCCGAACTGGAGGAGCACCTGCTGCGCCACGGCCGGGTCCGGCACTGGTCGGAGTGGTGGCACCAGTTCGTCGAACTCCCCCTCGGCGACAGCGACCACGACACCTACCGTCAGGTCATGCTGCTCATCGGCAGCCTCTTCCGCCGTCTCGCCCCGGGCGACGCGCACCGCGTGCGGGTGGACGAGGACCGCGAGCGGTACATGTGGACCCGGATGCGCGAACACCTCGCCGCCACCGGCACCGACCCCGCCGACTGCCTGTACGTGTGCGGCGCCTTCCACGCGGCCAGCCGCGTCGAGGAGTTCGGGGTGCACGGCAGCGACACCTTCACCATCAGCCCGCCCAGCGGCACCAAGTGGCGGCACGGGCTGATCCCGTCCAGCCACGCCGCGATCGAGGCGCAGTTCGGCCTGGCCGCGGGTTCGGTGTCCATCGCCGCGACCGAATGGCAGAAGAACCTCAAGCGGACCCGCGTCAAGCCGTACCGGCTCGCCGGTCAGGCGGGCACGAAGAAGCCCGCCAAGGCCGCGCAGCCCGTCCGGGCACTCCCCGCCGCCGAGGCGCCGGCCGCCGACCGGCTCACCGGCTTCCTCCAGCGCCCGCCCGTCCTCGACCGGCTGGACGAGGCGGAACTGCTCGGCTGGTCCGTGGACATCGTGCGCGCCGCCCGGCGCAACGGCTACCTCGCCTCCACCGCCGACGCCATCGCCGTCTTCGAGACGTCGATCCTGCTCGCCGGGATGCGCGAGCGCGCCAAGCCGACGCCGTACGACTTCCAGGACGCGGCCGTCACCTGTATCGAGAAGGACCGGGTCCCGGGGCGGCGGGACGTGCGGCGGCTGGTCGAGATCATGATGGGCGGCGACCGCGTCGGCCAGGTCGGCTACGACGCGCTGCCGCCGCTGGCCCGCGACGTCCACGACCGCCTTGAGCCGCTCGGCCTGCGCCTCCAGCAGCGCGGGGTGGTGCGCGCCCTGCTGGACATCGCCTCCCGGCCCGAACTGGAGCGCTGCTCGGACGTGCTGTGGATGCTGCGCCGGCTGATGCCGGACGGCGCCGCCCGGCCCATCATGGGCGAACGGCGGCTGGGCGAGCGCCCCATCCAGGAG encodes:
- a CDS encoding ATP-binding protein is translated as MSDLLRAPAEIKYAEELDWLESIDDNPKPFSWRLSPKMVRLFVLGAERADGLDREVAQKWFGDRSFVERSIVTLASDRGLLLIGDPGTGKSWLAELLAAAICRNSTQVVQGTAGTTEDHIKYSWNVSMVIAKGQSRESMIPSPIMTAMETGTIGRFEELTRSTSDVQDALISILSEKYISVPELDGAGGENIVFAKPGFSVIATANSRDRGVNDLSSALKRRFNFVRIPVITNKKSEAEIVRFRTEELLRRHQIELDVPPTLLDVLLQSFADLRASAAAAGSDDEKLESALSTAEQIGVLEDAILHSNFFGERALTARTLASSLVGSLARREPEDLAILNKYLHGVVEPRGKEEGGAWPEFLEGGRDAIATLS
- a CDS encoding DUF5682 family protein, translated to MSGGTFEALRGQLHEAATAFADGPGALEGILRGIVDDVERAVREPLEIFPVCHHSPASAIAMARRLREKQPKVVYLELCEDMAPLLTELRNCRLPVAVQAFASEVEGFPADWTPLSVVAPVTEASAEYQAIAYALDTPGVELVLVDRSSDHVFQWEKRRENLPAVAAEDGGTDPDTAPADEESALHGDAVGVEIGDLRPRFAELEEHLLRHGRVRHWSEWWHQFVELPLGDSDHDTYRQVMLLIGSLFRRLAPGDAHRVRVDEDRERYMWTRMREHLAATGTDPADCLYVCGAFHAASRVEEFGVHGSDTFTISPPSGTKWRHGLIPSSHAAIEAQFGLAAGSVSIAATEWQKNLKRTRVKPYRLAGQAGTKKPAKAAQPVRALPAAEAPAADRLTGFLQRPPVLDRLDEAELLGWSVDIVRAARRNGYLASTADAIAVFETSILLAGMRERAKPTPYDFQDAAVTCIEKDRVPGRRDVRRLVEIMMGGDRVGQVGYDALPPLARDVHDRLEPLGLRLQQRGVVRALLDIASRPELERCSDVLWMLRRLMPDGAARPIMGERRLGERPIQESWDLSLGTHQRALIELGYEGVSIEQVLEQRLRRAAYAPQATAATVLEAVEDAILYLRSRRLADELGTHALDVLARERSVDGAPEVLRRIRRLLAHYRTAEPVLPPWIESFVKTGYAHYCTLLPTAFTDDDATVRQVAAMLGFLFGMEGLALSLGCDRTQLELALAQSHPEEPDRIALLWAARTHLGTLSRAELRERCDELLGNPLVVPAYPRYLSGFVHALEPVPGLADFVVEAVSNAFARLPDPVLLPWLPTLITTLRASGTELAPLLIREAGRIFPARLAELDGWVPPWRLPQRPAGARAEPAAGRAAGAALAAAHPATCDALADLLGCDGTWETAGPAPGAALLTRHPRTARDLTELLGVG